One part of the Pyruvatibacter sp. genome encodes these proteins:
- a CDS encoding SAM-dependent methyltransferase → MTELARIIAKEIRETGRMPVSRFMALALGHPQHGYYITRDPLGTDFTTSPEISQMFGELIGAWAADIWAQLGRPDTVHLVELGPGRGTLMADALRAASAQPGFAGATHIAMIETSPVLRDTQQRTVAPIAQAKGFAPPSWHTSIDALPDGPLIVIANEFFDALPIRQFVATDDGWRERCVAEHNNRLVFVPGASLLPSIALPPDALNADPGSILETCPAGAAIAQRLAQRINAHTGAALIIDYGHTKSAVGDTLQAMRNGAFVPVLETPGQADITAHVDFETLAGAARPATIVHRPTTQGDFLLALGIAQRAAALAQNASAQNADAINAAATRLTAADAMGTLFKVMAITSPGLMPAGFPAGF, encoded by the coding sequence ATGACGGAACTGGCGCGCATCATCGCCAAGGAAATTCGCGAGACAGGGCGTATGCCCGTGTCGCGTTTCATGGCACTGGCGCTCGGCCATCCGCAGCATGGCTACTACATAACCCGCGACCCGCTGGGCACGGATTTCACAACGTCGCCCGAAATCAGCCAGATGTTTGGCGAACTCATCGGCGCGTGGGCTGCCGACATCTGGGCGCAGCTTGGCAGACCCGACACAGTCCACCTTGTTGAGCTTGGCCCCGGACGCGGCACCCTGATGGCAGATGCCCTGCGCGCAGCCTCAGCGCAGCCGGGTTTTGCGGGCGCTACCCACATCGCCATGATCGAGACCAGCCCGGTGCTGCGCGACACACAACAACGCACCGTTGCCCCCATTGCGCAGGCAAAAGGCTTTGCACCCCCAAGCTGGCACACCAGCATAGACGCCCTGCCGGACGGCCCGCTGATCGTGATCGCCAACGAGTTTTTTGATGCGCTGCCCATCCGCCAGTTTGTGGCGACAGACGACGGCTGGCGTGAACGCTGTGTGGCCGAGCACAACAATAGGCTGGTGTTTGTGCCCGGAGCATCTTTGCTGCCCAGCATCGCGCTGCCGCCAGACGCCCTGAACGCTGATCCCGGCAGCATTCTTGAAACCTGTCCGGCAGGAGCCGCCATTGCGCAACGCCTTGCGCAACGCATCAACGCACACACCGGCGCCGCTCTCATCATTGACTACGGCCACACCAAAAGCGCTGTGGGCGACACACTTCAGGCAATGCGCAATGGTGCCTTCGTGCCGGTGCTTGAAACACCGGGCCAAGCCGACATCACCGCCCATGTTGATTTTGAGACTCTGGCAGGCGCAGCCCGGCCAGCAACCATCGTGCACCGCCCCACCACCCAGGGCGATTTTCTGTTGGCGCTGGGCATCGCCCAACGTGCCGCAGCGCTGGCCCAAAACGCATCCGCGCAAAACGCCGATGCCATCAACGCCGCAGCAACACGCTTGACCGCAGCCGACGCAATGGGGACGCTCTTCAAGGTGATGGCAATCACAAGCCCCGGCCTCATGCCAGCAGGATTTCCAGCAGGATTTTAA
- the pgeF gene encoding peptidoglycan editing factor PgeF, which yields MPTRPLKAPPLAALPGIQHGFYTRVGGVSTGIYKGLNCGPGSNDDPTAVEVNRARVAVSLGVAEENLLSLYQVHSATAVSVAAPFAPDARPQADGMATATRGLALGILTADCAPVLFADPKARVIGAAHAGWRGAVSGIVEATLAQMESLGANRDDIQAAVGPAISQRNYEVGDDVRTQVLDHDADNAEFFIPSTRDNHWRFDLEGYVLHRLRAAGVHAPCGLAECTYADDTRFFSYRRTTHKGEKDYGRQISAIRLA from the coding sequence ATGCCTACCCGCCCCCTCAAGGCCCCGCCACTTGCAGCCCTGCCGGGTATTCAGCACGGTTTTTACACCCGTGTCGGCGGCGTCTCGACAGGCATCTACAAAGGTCTCAACTGCGGCCCCGGTTCTAACGACGACCCCACGGCCGTTGAGGTAAACCGCGCGCGCGTGGCGGTGTCTCTGGGCGTGGCGGAAGAAAACCTGCTGTCGCTCTATCAGGTCCATTCCGCAACCGCCGTCAGTGTCGCAGCGCCGTTTGCACCCGATGCCCGTCCGCAAGCAGACGGCATGGCCACCGCAACACGTGGCCTGGCACTTGGCATTCTCACCGCGGATTGTGCGCCGGTTTTGTTTGCAGACCCCAAAGCCCGCGTGATCGGCGCCGCTCACGCAGGCTGGCGCGGCGCAGTCAGTGGCATTGTGGAAGCAACCCTTGCGCAGATGGAAAGTCTGGGTGCCAACCGTGATGACATTCAGGCGGCTGTCGGCCCCGCCATCAGCCAGCGCAACTATGAAGTGGGCGACGACGTGCGCACCCAGGTGCTGGACCACGACGCCGACAACGCAGAGTTTTTTATCCCGTCCACCCGCGATAACCACTGGCGGTTTGACCTTGAAGGCTATGTGCTGCACCGGCTGCGCGCCGCAGGTGTTCATGCCCCCTGTGGCCTGGCCGAATGCACCTACGCCGACGACACCCGCTTTTTCAGCTATCGCCGCACCACCCACAAAGGCGAAAAAGACTATGGGCGGCAGATTTCGGCCATTCGGCTTGCCTGA
- a CDS encoding ribose-phosphate pyrophosphokinase, whose protein sequence is MKLLAGNSNRALSEAIAAYLNVPLTKAIVRRFADMEVFVEIQENVRGEDAFVIQSTSFPANDHLMELLICIDALKRASARRITAVVPYFGYARQDRKPGPRTPISAKLVSNLITNAGADRVLTVDLHAGQIQGFFDIPTDNLFALPVLTKDIKENLNGEPLMVVSPDVGGVVRARALAKRIDADLAIVDKRRERAGESEVMNIIGDVSGRSCILMDDIVDSAGTLCNAANALLEKGAKEVSAYVTHGVLSGGAVARVSSSKLKNLVITDTIQATEAIRVSHNIRVVSIAPLIGEAMHRIAEERSVSSLFD, encoded by the coding sequence ATGAAGCTTCTGGCCGGCAACTCCAACAGGGCGCTGAGCGAAGCCATCGCCGCCTATCTCAATGTGCCGCTCACGAAGGCCATCGTCCGCCGCTTTGCGGACATGGAAGTGTTTGTGGAAATCCAGGAAAACGTGCGCGGCGAGGATGCGTTCGTCATCCAGTCCACATCGTTCCCCGCCAACGACCACCTGATGGAACTGCTGATCTGCATTGATGCGTTGAAGCGCGCCAGCGCGCGCCGCATCACAGCCGTCGTGCCTTACTTTGGCTACGCCCGCCAGGACCGAAAGCCCGGCCCGCGCACACCCATCTCTGCCAAGTTGGTGTCCAACCTCATCACCAATGCGGGCGCAGACCGCGTGCTGACGGTTGACCTGCACGCGGGCCAGATACAGGGCTTCTTTGATATCCCGACCGACAACCTGTTTGCCCTGCCGGTGCTCACCAAGGACATAAAAGAAAACCTCAACGGCGAACCGCTGATGGTGGTGTCTCCGGATGTGGGCGGCGTGGTCCGCGCCCGCGCGCTGGCCAAGCGCATTGATGCCGACCTCGCCATCGTGGACAAGCGCCGCGAGCGCGCCGGCGAAAGCGAAGTGATGAACATCATCGGCGATGTTTCAGGCCGCTCCTGCATCCTGATGGACGACATCGTGGATAGCGCGGGCACCCTGTGCAACGCCGCCAACGCCCTGCTTGAAAAAGGCGCCAAGGAAGTGTCGGCCTACGTCACCCACGGCGTGCTGTCAGGCGGTGCCGTCGCCCGCGTGTCGTCATCCAAGCTCAAGAACCTGGTCATCACCGACACCATCCAGGCCACCGAAGCGATCCGCGTCAGCCACAACATCCGCGTCGTAAGCATCGCCCCCCTGATCGGCGAAGCCATGCACCGCATCGCCGAAGAACGCTCGGTGTCGAGCCTGTTTGATTAA
- a CDS encoding MarR family transcriptional regulator encodes MDTICTINALRLLQSADEIKERLSGEFAAVHGLSVNEFFLLMHLSRAPAHRLSRVELAKRMHVSASTVTRMVAPMEKLGMVDREADTRDARLAFVVLNRTGRKKLAEAQQTFAKQAGYVFQDRWDDAELKQLSELLYRLVVGSTSNLT; translated from the coding sequence ATGGACACTATTTGCACCATCAATGCGTTGCGACTTCTGCAGTCAGCGGATGAGATAAAAGAGCGGCTGTCTGGCGAGTTCGCGGCTGTGCATGGGTTGTCGGTAAACGAGTTTTTCCTGCTGATGCACCTCAGCCGCGCGCCGGCACACCGTCTTTCCCGCGTGGAGCTTGCCAAGCGGATGCATGTAAGCGCATCCACCGTGACGCGCATGGTAGCTCCGATGGAAAAACTGGGGATGGTCGATCGTGAGGCAGATACGCGGGATGCCCGACTGGCATTCGTCGTGCTCAACCGGACGGGTCGAAAAAAGCTCGCCGAGGCGCAGCAGACCTTTGCCAAGCAGGCTGGATATGTTTTTCAGGATCGCTGGGACGACGCCGAACTGAAACAGTTATCTGAGTTGCTGTATCGCCTGGTTGTGGGTAGCACGAGCAACCTGACCTGA
- a CDS encoding ABA4-like family protein — protein sequence MDFEMVFSAVGLLAMVGWLTLLISPLIPVWSDRIAGLIVPLVLAATYVAFLLFVPSENGGGFSSFAEVKQLFTNPGALMAGWIHFLAFDLFVGAWICRTARDENIMFWMVLPCLPATFMFGPAGFLLFCAIRAVARKGGQPENAAA from the coding sequence ATGGATTTTGAAATGGTGTTCTCAGCGGTGGGGCTGCTTGCCATGGTTGGCTGGCTCACGCTGCTCATCTCGCCCCTGATTCCCGTATGGTCGGACCGGATAGCAGGTCTCATTGTTCCGTTAGTACTGGCCGCCACCTACGTCGCGTTCTTGCTGTTTGTCCCGTCAGAGAACGGCGGCGGCTTCAGCAGTTTTGCCGAGGTAAAGCAGCTTTTCACCAACCCTGGAGCGCTCATGGCAGGGTGGATTCATTTTCTCGCCTTCGATTTGTTCGTCGGAGCCTGGATCTGCCGAACGGCCCGTGACGAAAATATCATGTTCTGGATGGTCCTGCCGTGTCTCCCGGCAACGTTTATGTTTGGACCGGCAGGGTTTCTGCTTTTCTGTGCCATTCGTGCTGTTGCCAGAAAAGGCGGCCAGCCGGAAAACGCGGCAGCATAA
- a CDS encoding 50S ribosomal protein L25/general stress protein Ctc, with product MAKTMALTAERRDRAGKGAARAARRENKVPAVIYGDKKEPTLINVESRDVTKLWDTGHFMSTLLDLDVAGETTRVIARDVQLDPVRDWVIHVDFLRLGKGAKINVMIPVTFINEEEAPGIEKDKGILNVVRHEVELLCLATNLPDEIVVDLTGKEIGDAIHISEVTLPDGAKPTITDRDFTIATIAAPTLAPVEDDAPEAPDDPETEHGGDDGGDDAEEKSDD from the coding sequence ATGGCCAAGACCATGGCGTTGACCGCAGAGCGCCGCGACCGTGCCGGCAAGGGGGCCGCACGGGCTGCAAGGCGTGAGAACAAAGTTCCTGCAGTCATTTACGGCGACAAGAAAGAACCAACTCTCATCAATGTTGAGTCACGTGACGTGACCAAGCTGTGGGACACCGGACATTTCATGTCCACGCTGCTCGACCTCGACGTCGCGGGCGAAACCACCCGCGTGATTGCGCGTGACGTGCAGCTTGACCCGGTCCGCGACTGGGTGATCCACGTGGATTTCCTGCGTCTTGGCAAGGGTGCCAAGATCAACGTGATGATTCCCGTGACCTTCATCAATGAAGAAGAGGCACCGGGCATCGAGAAAGACAAGGGCATTCTCAACGTGGTGCGCCACGAAGTAGAGCTGCTCTGCCTTGCAACCAACCTGCCCGACGAGATTGTGGTTGATCTCACCGGCAAGGAAATCGGTGATGCGATTCACATCTCCGAGGTAACCCTGCCCGACGGTGCCAAGCCCACCATCACCGACCGCGACTTCACCATCGCCACCATTGCAGCACCCACGCTGGCACCGGTGGAAGACGACGCGCCCGAGGCCCCCGATGATCCTGAAACGGAACATGGCGGCGACGATGGCGGTGACGACGCCGAAGAGAAAAGCGACGACTAA
- the pth gene encoding aminoacyl-tRNA hydrolase, with translation MLLIAGLGNPGPKYENHRHNIGFMAVDAIARDHGFGPWRAGFQGAVSEGRLGTEKVLLLKPQTYMNDSGISVSQAANFYKLGPNDVYVIYDEIDLAPMKVRVKAGGGAAGHNGIRSIAAHFGKDFMRVRLGVGHPGDKNKVPGYVLKDFAKAERPWVEAVIEAVSDAVVHLAQQRDSEFMNKVALYLQDRGFGTKPTKQESGFGQKPQQPAKPKDDGENA, from the coding sequence ATGCTGCTCATCGCAGGGCTCGGCAACCCCGGACCCAAGTACGAAAACCACCGCCATAATATCGGCTTCATGGCCGTGGATGCGATTGCCCGCGACCATGGCTTTGGCCCCTGGCGGGCCGGGTTTCAGGGGGCCGTAAGTGAAGGCCGGCTGGGCACTGAAAAAGTGCTGCTGCTCAAACCCCAGACCTACATGAATGACAGCGGCATTTCGGTGTCGCAGGCCGCCAACTTCTACAAGCTTGGCCCAAACGACGTGTATGTGATCTATGACGAAATTGACCTCGCCCCCATGAAAGTGCGCGTCAAGGCGGGCGGCGGGGCCGCAGGCCATAACGGCATTCGCTCGATCGCGGCACATTTCGGCAAGGATTTCATGCGCGTGCGGCTGGGCGTGGGCCACCCCGGCGACAAAAACAAGGTGCCCGGCTACGTGCTCAAGGATTTTGCCAAAGCCGAGCGCCCCTGGGTAGAGGCCGTGATTGAGGCGGTCAGCGATGCAGTTGTGCATCTTGCGCAGCAGCGCGATTCCGAGTTCATGAACAAGGTTGCGCTGTATTTGCAGGACCGGGGTTTCGGCACGAAACCGACCAAACAAGAAAGCGGGTTTGGACAAAAACCTCAACAGCCTGCCAAACCAAAAGATGATGGAGAGAACGCCTGA
- the ychF gene encoding redox-regulated ATPase YchF, with amino-acid sequence MGFKCGIVGLPNVGKSTLFNALTKTAAAQAANYPFCTIEPNVGEVAVPEPRLMKLADIATSKEVIPARLTFVDIAGLVKGASQGEGLGNQFLANIREVDAVAYVLRCFEDDDITHVEGRIDPLNDAEVVETELMLSDLESLERRMAPLEKKAKSGEKEAKAQLALMEKALVLLRDGKPARMAAITDEERADWRSLQLLTSKPVLYVCNVDEGSAATGNSFSEQVATRAEAEGAAFVVISAKIEAELAQLDDEEASEYLETLGLEEPGLNRLIQAGYGLLGLVTYFTAGPKEARAWTIRKGTRAPKAAAVIHTDFEKGFIRAETIGYDDYVSLGGETPAREAGKMRLEGKEYIVQDGDVLHFRFAN; translated from the coding sequence ATGGGTTTCAAATGCGGCATTGTCGGCCTTCCCAATGTAGGCAAATCAACGCTCTTCAACGCGCTGACCAAAACAGCAGCGGCGCAGGCGGCGAACTATCCATTTTGCACCATTGAGCCCAATGTGGGCGAAGTGGCCGTACCCGAACCGCGCCTGATGAAGCTCGCCGACATCGCCACCTCCAAGGAAGTGATCCCCGCCCGGCTCACCTTCGTGGACATTGCCGGCCTCGTCAAAGGCGCCAGCCAGGGCGAGGGTCTTGGCAACCAGTTCCTGGCCAACATCCGCGAAGTGGACGCAGTGGCCTATGTATTGCGCTGCTTTGAAGACGACGACATCACCCACGTTGAAGGCCGCATTGACCCGCTCAACGACGCTGAGGTTGTGGAAACGGAACTTATGCTTTCCGACCTTGAAAGCCTCGAACGCCGCATGGCGCCGCTGGAGAAAAAAGCAAAATCCGGCGAGAAGGAAGCCAAGGCACAGCTGGCCCTGATGGAAAAAGCACTGGTGCTGCTGCGCGACGGCAAGCCCGCCCGCATGGCCGCCATCACCGACGAGGAGCGCGCCGACTGGCGCAGCCTGCAACTGCTGACATCAAAGCCCGTTCTGTATGTCTGCAATGTGGATGAAGGCTCAGCCGCCACCGGCAACAGTTTTTCTGAACAGGTTGCAACACGGGCTGAAGCCGAAGGCGCAGCATTTGTTGTCATCTCCGCCAAGATCGAAGCGGAACTGGCGCAACTCGATGACGAAGAGGCCTCTGAATATCTTGAAACGCTTGGCCTTGAAGAGCCAGGCCTCAACCGCCTCATTCAGGCGGGCTACGGGCTGCTGGGTCTGGTGACCTATTTTACCGCAGGCCCCAAGGAAGCTCGTGCATGGACAATCCGCAAAGGCACACGCGCGCCCAAGGCAGCGGCCGTCATTCATACGGATTTTGAAAAAGGCTTCATCCGCGCTGAAACCATCGGCTACGACGACTACGTGTCGCTGGGGGGCGAGACACCGGCCCGCGAAGCAGGCAAGATGCGCCTTGAGGGCAAGGAATACATAGTCCAGGACGGCGACGTGCTGCATTTCAGATTTGCAAACTAG
- a CDS encoding MaoC family dehydratase — protein sequence MTNKPELYWEDFPVGEEATFGAYEVRKDEMIEFASEFDPQPFHLNEEIAKTSLLGGLATSGWHNCSIAMRIMWDGYLHKTASMGAPGVEEVRWRKPVYAGDILSMKRRTLETRRSKSRPGMGLVRFGWEMFNQHNDLKMTMEGWAMFECRTPHKAEA from the coding sequence ATGACAAACAAGCCTGAACTTTACTGGGAAGATTTTCCCGTTGGCGAAGAAGCCACCTTTGGCGCCTATGAAGTGCGCAAGGACGAGATGATCGAGTTTGCGTCGGAGTTTGATCCGCAGCCATTTCATCTCAACGAGGAAATTGCCAAGACATCCCTTCTGGGCGGCCTGGCAACATCGGGCTGGCACAACTGCTCAATTGCCATGCGCATCATGTGGGACGGCTACCTGCACAAGACAGCCTCAATGGGCGCGCCGGGCGTGGAAGAAGTGCGCTGGCGCAAGCCGGTCTATGCAGGCGACATCCTTTCAATGAAACGCCGCACCCTCGAGACCCGCCGCTCGAAATCACGCCCCGGCATGGGTCTGGTGCGCTTTGGCTGGGAAATGTTCAACCAGCACAACGACCTCAAAATGACCATGGAAGGCTGGGCCATGTTCGAGTGCCGCACACCGCACAAGGCGGAGGCATAG
- a CDS encoding MaoC family dehydratase — MWFEDFKIGARMELGSYTFSEDEIIRFARKYDPQPFHVDPVAAKDGPYGGLIASGWHTSATWMKLMVGTRLGQPRAAGDDSPQGGPSPGFFDMRWPNPVRAGDTITYTAECVELVALKSRPEWGIVRHKNEGFNQSGKMVFHFIGQGLMPRRDPGGPLPG, encoded by the coding sequence ATGTGGTTTGAAGACTTCAAGATCGGTGCCCGCATGGAGCTTGGCTCCTACACCTTCAGCGAAGACGAAATCATCCGCTTCGCCAGAAAATACGACCCGCAGCCTTTTCACGTTGATCCTGTGGCCGCCAAAGACGGCCCCTATGGCGGGCTTATCGCGTCCGGCTGGCACACCAGCGCCACCTGGATGAAACTGATGGTCGGCACCCGCTTGGGCCAGCCGCGCGCTGCCGGGGATGACAGCCCCCAGGGCGGCCCCTCGCCCGGCTTCTTCGACATGCGCTGGCCAAACCCGGTGCGGGCGGGCGACACCATCACCTACACCGCTGAATGCGTGGAACTGGTTGCTCTCAAGTCACGGCCCGAATGGGGCATCGTGCGCCACAAGAATGAAGGCTTTAATCAGAGCGGCAAAATGGTGTTCCATTTCATCGGACAGGGGCTGATGCCCCGCCGTGACCCCGGCGGTCCGCTTCCCGGCTAA
- a CDS encoding dienelactone hydrolase family protein — MPHKGEMITLKSASDGATIAAYHVKPSGERKGGLVLAQEIFGVTDHIRDLCDGFARDGYQVLAPSLYDREEPGFEATYSDEDIARSLRLRDAAGFTHTQGDIQAAIDWLRINGNRRVHITGYCYGGSVAWIAACRCKGLTSAAGYYGRHVIDHVEEEPQCETILHFGERDQTIPMEWVREIEAAHPQVRVYVYDADHGFNSDRRANYDEDATLEARDRTLELFESAGF, encoded by the coding sequence ATGCCTCACAAGGGCGAGATGATTACGCTCAAAAGCGCAAGCGACGGCGCGACCATCGCCGCTTATCACGTCAAACCGTCCGGCGAGCGCAAGGGTGGCCTTGTTCTGGCGCAGGAAATATTCGGCGTTACCGATCACATCCGCGATCTGTGTGATGGCTTCGCCCGCGACGGTTATCAGGTGCTGGCCCCATCGCTCTACGACCGCGAGGAGCCGGGATTTGAAGCAACCTACTCAGACGAGGACATCGCCCGCTCCCTCAGGCTGCGTGATGCAGCAGGCTTCACCCACACACAAGGCGACATTCAGGCCGCCATTGACTGGCTGCGCATCAACGGCAACCGGCGCGTTCACATTACCGGCTACTGCTATGGCGGCTCCGTTGCATGGATCGCCGCATGTCGGTGCAAGGGGCTGACGTCTGCGGCGGGCTATTACGGCCGCCACGTCATCGATCACGTGGAAGAAGAGCCCCAATGCGAAACCATTTTGCATTTCGGCGAACGCGACCAAACCATTCCCATGGAGTGGGTGCGTGAGATCGAGGCCGCGCACCCGCAAGTCCGCGTCTATGTCTATGATGCCGACCATGGTTTCAATTCTGATCGTCGCGCCAACTACGACGAAGACGCCACGCTGGAAGCCCGCGACCGCACACTGGAACTGTTTGAGTCAGCCGGCTTCTGA